One part of the Huiozyma naganishii CBS 8797 chromosome 13, complete genome genome encodes these proteins:
- the RPL28 gene encoding 60S ribosomal protein uL15 (similar to Saccharomyces cerevisiae RPL28 (YGL103W); ancestral locus Anc_6.156): MPSRLTKTRKHRGHVSAGNGRIGKHRKHPGGRGKAGGQHHHRINMDKYHPGYFGKVGMRYFHKQQGHFWKPVLNLDKLWTLIPEDKRDEYIKSSSKTSAPVIDTLAAGYGKVLGKGRIPNVPVIVKARFVSKLAEEKIRAAGGVVELIA, from the exons ATGCCTTCCAGATTAACTAAGACTAGAAAGCACAGAGGTCACGTCTCAG CCGGTAACGGTCGTATCGGTAAGCACAGAAAGCATCCAGGTGGTAGAGGTAAGGCCGGTGGtcaacaccaccacagaATTAACATGGATAAGTACCATCCAGGTTACTTCGGTAAGGTCGGTATGAGATACTTCCACAAGCAACAAGGTCATTTCTGGAAGCCAGTCTTGAACTTGGACAAGTTGTGGACTTTGATCCCAGAAGACAAGAGAGACGAATACATCAAGTCCTCTTCCAAGACCAGCGCTCCAGTCATTGACACCTTGGCCGCCGGTTACGGTAAGGTCTTGGGTAAGGGTAGAATTCCAAACGTCCCAGTCATTGTCAAGGCCAGATTCGTTTCCAAGCTTGCTGAGGAAAAGATCAGAGCCGCTGGTGGTGTCGTCGAATTGATTGCTtaa
- the ISW1 gene encoding chromatin-remodeling ATPase ISW1 (similar to Saccharomyces cerevisiae ISW1 (YBR245C); ancestral locus Anc_6.161) produces MTANGRVPEGYWEQVKALEIGLPSSGLERYLLANSKTAQFDILQTTKRFEHLLSLSGLFRHFIENKAQRDDKFKQVLQCLHDRQDSNMKKSNSHHDVRRARKSEFEEDAELLKEEEEDSDEADGIDFQFRESPTFIDGELRDYQVQGLNWLVALHKSELAGILADEMGLGKTLQTISFLGYLRYIEKKRGPFLVIAPKSTLNNWLREINKWTPGVDAFILQGDKDERSKLIQERLMTCKFDVVIASYEIIIREKASFRKFDWEYIMIDEAHRIKNEESMLSQVLREFTSRNRLLITGTPLQNNLHELWALLNFLLPDIFSESQDFDDWFSSESSSDEKNQENIVKQLHTVLQPFLLRRIKSDVETSLLPKQELNVYVGMSAMQKRWYKNILEKDLDAVNGANGAKESKTRLLNIVMQLRKCCNHPYLFDGAEPGPPYTTDEHLVFNSEKLRVLDTLLRKLRENGSRVLIFSQMSRVLDILEDYCYFRDYEYCRIDGSTAHEDRIEAIDEYNAPDSKKFIFLLTTRAGGLGINLTSADIVVLYDSDWNPQADLQAMDRAHRIGQKKQVKVFRFVTDNSVEEKILERATQKLRLDQLVIQHNKTSLNKQKKENKNEAKDALLSMIQHGAADVFKSDENNSDSTPAPEGPAQGGDFDLDALLARSEDKTRMLNAKYETLGLDDLQNFEKDSAYEWNGTDFKKKLQKDIVSPLWIHPSKRERNYNYSVDGYYKGVLQARRAGTPSHSRMPRGRFFMSHQLQSAKLKFLYEKERMWLAKSNGYEPILDDARHTFPNSFDTTGDSEGSQENNANLLQLLKIMISNAQPLTEEEEEERVELEAEGFPNWTKNEYRKFVSCCAKHGRNSIEAIAKELAPGKTLEEVTTYAAAFWSKVQYVDEYEKSVRYIESEEERIKAVKYQQEALRRLMSRYLNPLTDIVLKYPPYLKTFTPFEDNFVLLMLYKYGIDRPDIYDLMRNEARRNVLFETNYVMRSRSSNDFAKRGAQLLASVQKEFNTGLEVTKELTQRMKEEDALAQKEQDALAHAISPSPEEDDPAAKRIKLE; encoded by the coding sequence ATGACGGCTAATGGGAGGGTACCGGAGGGATACTGGGAGCAGGTGAAGGCACTCGAAATTGGGCTGCCTTCATCCGGTCTCGAGAGGTATCTTTTGGCGAATTCTAAAACTGCTCAGTTTGATATTTTGCAAACTACGAAGCGATTTGAGCATCTACTGTCCCTTAGTGGGTTGTTCAGACATTTCATCGAGAACAAAGCTCAAAGAGATGACAAGTTCAAGCAAGTTCTACAGTGTCTACATGATAGACAAGATTCTAACATGAAGAAATCCAATTCGCACCATGACGTGAGAAGGGCGCGTAAAAgtgaatttgaagaggacgCTGAGCTGCtgaaagaggaagaggaagattCTGACGAGGCAGATGGAATCGATTTTCAATTCAGAGAGTCTCCAACTTTCATTGACGGTGAATTAAGAGACTATCAAGTGCAGGGCTTAAATTGGCTTGTAGCCCTTCATAAAAGCGAACTAGCAGGGATATTGGCGGACGAAATGGGGCTTGGAAAAACATTACAAACGATTTCATTTCTCGGTTACCTAAGGTacattgaaaagaaaaggggTCCGTTCCTTGTGATTGCGCCCAAATCCACCCTAAACAACTGGCTCCGAGAGATCAATAAATGGACTCCTGGTGTAGACGCCTTTATATTGCAGGGTGATAAAGATGAGAGATCGAAACTGATTCAAGAAAGGCTGATGACGTGTAAGTTTGATGTTGTAATTGCCTCTTATGAAATTATCATTAGGGAAAAGGCATCCTTTAGAAAGTTTGACTGGGAATACATCATGATTGATGAGGCTCACAGGATTAAAAATGAGGAATCAATGCTTTCGCAGGTTCTGAGAGAATTCACATCTCGAAATAGGCTGTTAATCACGGGTACACCTTTGCAAAACAATTTACACGAATTATGGGctttgttgaacttcttgttaCCAGATATTTTCTCCGAGTCACAAGATTTTGACGATTGGTTTTCCTCCGAGTCCTCTTCCGACgagaaaaaccaagaaaataTTGTCAAACAGTTACACACTGTGCTGCAACCTTTCTTATTGCGTCGTATTAAGAGTGATGTGGAAACCTCGCTTTTGCCCAAACAGGAATTGAACGTCTACGTCGGTATGTCGGCAATGCAAAAGAGATGGTACAAGAACATCCTGGAAAAGGATTTGGATGCGGTAAACGGAGCCAACGGTGCCAAGGAATCCAAGACAAGGCTACTGAACATTGTAATGCAATTGAGAAAGTGCTGTAATCATCCATATTTGTTTGATGGTGCTGAGCCGGGTCCACCGTACACCACTGACGAACATTTGGTTTTTAACTCTGAGAAATTGAGAGTGCTGGACACACTATTGCGGAAACTGAGGGAGAATGGTTCTCGTGTTTTGATCTTTAGTCAAATGTCGAGAGTGCTGGACATACTGGAAGATTACTGTTATTTCAGGGATTATGAATACTGCAGAATTGATGGTTCAACCGCCCACGAAGATCGTATTGAAGCGATTGACGAGTACAACGCCCCTGACTCCAAAAAATTCATCTTCCTACTGACTACACGTGCTGGTGGTCTTGGTATCAACCTAACAAGTGCTGATATTGTTGTATTATACGATTCTGATTGGAATCCACAGGCAGATTTACAAGCGATGGATAGAGCACACCGGATCgggcaaaaaaaacaggTGAAAGTGTTCAGGTTTGTCACTGATAACTCTGTTGAGgagaaaattttggagAGAGCTACGCAGAAACTGAGGTTGGACCAACTTGTCATCCAGCACAACAAAACTTCCTTGAATaagcagaagaaggagaacaaGAATGAAGCTAAAGATGCTTTACTTTCTATGATCCAACACGGTGCAGCTGATGTGTTTAAAAGTGATGAGAACAACTCAGACAGCACTCCTGCGCCCGAGGGTCCTGCTCAGGGAGGCGATTTTGATTTGGATGCGTTGTTGGCTCGCTCTGAGGACAAGACTCGTATGTTAAATGCCAAGTACGAAACGTTAGGTCTCGATGATCTGCAAAATTTTGAGAAGGACTCTGCCTACGAATGGAACGGTACagatttcaagaagaagttgcaaAAAGATATTGTGAGTCCGTTGTGGATCcatccttcaaagcgtGAAAGAAACTACAACTATTCAGTAGATGGGTACTACAAAGGCGTTTTACAAGCGAGAAGGGCAGGCACCCCATCTCACTCGAGGATGCCTAGAGGCCGATTTTTCATGTCACACCAATTGCAGTCAGCAAAGCTAAAGTTCCTATACGAAAAGGAACGCATGTGGTTGGCAAAGAGTAATGGCTACGAACCGATACTCGATGATGCTCGCCACACATTCCCTAATAGTTTCGATACTACCGGTGACAGTGAAGGGAGCCAAGAGAACAACGCTAATCTTTTACAATTACTCAAAATCATGATTTCCAATGCGCAACCCTTGActgaggaagaggaggaagaaagagtTGAATTGGAGGCTGAAGGGTTCCCTAACTGGACGAAAAACGAGTATCGTAAGTTTGTATCTTGTTGTGCGAAACACGGCAGGAATTCCATCGAAGCAATTGCCAAGGAGTTGGCACCTGGGAAGACGTTAGAGGAGGTGACCACATATGCTGCGGCGTTCTGGTCTAAAGTCCAGTATGTTGATGAGTACGAGAAGAGTGTGAGGTACATCGAATCTGAGGAGGAGCGCATTAAGGCAGTGAAGTATCAACAAGAGGCCCTGCGGAGGCTCATGTCACGCTATTTGAATCCGTTGACGGACATTGTGCTGAAGTACCCACCGTACTTGAAGACCTTCACTCCCTTTGAGGACAATTTTGTGCTGTTAATGCTGTACAAGTATGGTATCGATCGGCCGGACATTTACGACCTGATGCGGAACGAAGCGAGACGAAACGTGTTGTTTGAGACAAATTATGTGATGAGATCAAGGTCCAGCAATGATTTTGCGAAACGTGGGGCACAGCTGTTAGCAAGTGTCCAAAAGGAGTTCAACACTGGCCTAGAAGTGACAAAAGAGTTGACGCAGAGGAtgaaagaggaggacgctCTTGCAcagaaagaacaagatgCCCTGGCACATGCAATTTCACCATCACCAGAAGAGGACGATCCCGCTGCCAAGAGGATCAAACttgaataa
- the ALG7 gene encoding UDP-N-acetylglucosamine--dolichyl-phosphate N-acetylglucosaminephosphotransferase (similar to Saccharomyces cerevisiae ALG7 (YBR243C); ancestral locus Anc_6.158), giving the protein MAGTGVGIGQVSLVALAIALIHCSRDHSVVVSALGFSVIGFAVTDALISRCGPSFIKIGLFGKDMSKIGKPVLPEAIGAVSAMVYIMIMFFYIPFIFYRYMVLDTVGGGDRNTSVEMNGWSKSSFPHNKLSEYLSSVLCLESTIVLGIFDDLFDLRWRHKFPLPAIAAIPLLLVYYVDFGVTYVLVPNFAKDLFQGKTLVDLGVGYYGYMAAMAIFCPNSINILAGVNGLEVGQSIVLASLSLINDLLYLTMGNESSRDSHLFSAVLIIPFLGVSSALYKWNRWPAKVFVGDTYCYFAGMVFAVVGILGHFSKTMLMLFIPQILNFIYSCPQLFNIVTCPRHRLPKFNEKDGLLYTSRVNLKENPPKRVFVPVLRILHFCKLIDLETDQDGTLVSCSNMTLINLVLVWFGPMREDKLCQLILKLQFAIGLLSLFGRHAVGAILFGHDNLWTIS; this is encoded by the coding sequence ATGGCTGGTACTGGGGTTGGCATTGGGCAAGTGTCGCTGGTGGCGTTGGCCATCGCACTGATACACTGCTCGCGGGACCACAGTGTCGTCGTGTCTGCGCTCGGGTTTTCCGTCATTGGGTTTGCCGTGACAGACGCTTTGATCTCACGGTGTGGTCCATCGTTCATTAAAATTGGTCTGTTTGGCAAGGACATGAGCAAAATAGGGAAACCTGTTTTGCCCGAGGCAATTGGTGCCGTCTCGGCAATGGTCTACATAATGATCATGTTCTTTTACATCCCATTCATCTTCTACCGGTACATGGTGTTAGACACTGTCGGTGGTGGGGACAGGAACACGTCCGTAGAGATGAACGGGTGGTCAAAGTCGTCGTTCCCGCACAATAAACTGTCCGAATACTTGTCGAGCGTCTTGTGTCTTGAGAGCACAATTGTGCTCGGGATCTTCGACGACCTTTTCGACCTGCGCTGGAGACACAAGTTCCCACTACCTGCTATCGCAGCTATCCCGCTATTGCTCGTCTACTACGTCGACTTTGGAGTCACATACGTGTTGGTCCCCAATTTCGCAAAGGACTTATTCCAGGGGAAGACCCTGGTGGATCTCGGCGTTGGGTACTACGGATACATGGCAGCAATGGCCATATTCTGCCCTAATTCGATCAATATCCTTGCTGGGGTCAATGGACTGGAGGTCGGGCAAAGTATCGTTTTGGCGTCTTTGTCCTTGATCAACGACTTGTTGTACCTGACGATGGGCAACGAGTCCTCGAGAGACTCGCACCTGTTCAGTGCGGTGCTGATCATTCCATTCCTTGGCGTGTCCAGTGCACTGTACAAATGGAACAGATGGCCCGCAAAAGTGTTTGTTGGAGACACGTACTGCTACTTCGCAGGGATGGTGTTTGCCGTTGTAGGGATATTGGGACATTTCTCAAAGACAATGCTAATGTTGTTTATACCACAGATCCTGAACTTCATTTACTCATGTCCCCAACTGTTCAATATTGTCACTTGTCCAAGACATAGACTGCCCAAGTTTAACGAGAAGGATGGTTTATTGTACACCTCCAGAgtcaacttgaaggagaatCCACCTAAGAGGGTTTTTGTGCCTGTCTTGAGAATCCTACACTTCTGCAAATTGATTGACCTGGAGACCGATCAAGATGGTACACTCGTGTCTTGTTCCAATATGACACTGATCAACCTCGTGCTTGTTTGGTTTGGGCCTATGAGGGAGGACAAGTTGTGCCAGctcattttgaaactgcAGTTTGCCATTGGGCTTTTATCCCTTTTCGGAAGACATGCTGTAGGCGCCATCTTGTTTGGCCACGATAATTTATGGACGATTAGCTGA
- the KNAG0M00590 gene encoding 5'-deoxynucleotidase (similar to Saccharomyces cerevisiae YBR242W and YGL101W; ancestral locus Anc_6.157) — protein sequence MATITLCTTNSNPSIPRQETVGLKVWNPRDHIPETVQRHLKRPQPNYQLAFLHIIQELKVQRRTGWLDYDISECESISDHMYRMGVTCMLIQNPDVQKDKCVKIALVHDMAESLVGDITPLDPMGKKEKHRREWEAMKYICDDILAKVNPVAAREIKEDWLNYENIETLEARYVKDIDKYELLVQCFEYEQKFNGLKNFQSFFKVIDSIKTEEVRGWALALVELRDEFFASL from the coding sequence ATGGCCACAATTACTTTATGCACAACTAACTCAAACCCGAGTATTCCGAGACAGGAGACCGTTGGCTTGAAAGTTTGGAATCCGAGAGACCATATCCCGGAGACTGTTCAGAGACATTTGAAACGTCCACAACCAAACTACCAGTTGGCTTTCCTTCACATTATTCAAGAGTTGAAAGTACAGAGACGGACAGGATGGCTGGACTACGATATTTCGGAGTGCGAAAGCATCTCGGATCATATGTACCGCATGGGGGTCACTTGCATGCTGATCCAAAACCCTGATGTGCAGAAGGATAAGTGTGTGAAGATAGCCCTGGTTCACGACATGGCCGAGTCGCTTGTGGGTGACATAACTCCGCTGGACCCGATGGGGAAAAAGGAGAAGCATAGAAGGGAGTGGGAGGCCATGAAGTACATATGTGACGATATTCTGGCAAAGGTCAACCCTGTAGCAGCAAGAGAGATCAAAGAGGACTGGCTTAACTACGAGAACATTGAGACACTGGAGGCGCGCTACGTCAAGGACATTGACAAGTACGAACTGCTCGTGCAATGCTTCGAGTACGAACAAAAGTTCAATGGGTTGAAAAACTTCCAGtcctttttcaaagtcatAGATAGTATCAAAACTGAGGAAGTACGTGGTTGGGCGCTGGCTTTAGTCGAACTTCGTGATGAGTTCTTTGCATCTCTGTAA
- the RRT2 gene encoding diphthamide synthase (similar to Saccharomyces cerevisiae YBR246W; ancestral locus Anc_6.162), with product MEESTVLHRSNTKFPPCCLKIFHDKYVLVGTYRLHKDSTRTGSLDVFDDHLNLLLSIPTYGAILDLKLSPFDSTLMVTAHSTGNISLWNISLDGPDILVKQAANIQLFDVEALISSVHFSPLNSRLICITTTMGEVATVNIEVGEEIEAITSPMIADYYSRIDQKLFQVQGEEINAIEGSVMQKFDSEHQLECWTAEFGQLSPLENVIFSGGDDAAIMGHDLRSGETIWSNSRIHEAGVVGIKCATPNFRTNKPTSILTGSYDDHIRCLDLRMLGESLYPGHNVAPAQVSSCNLNGGVWRFSELPVPLNETNTNGPNSTLLVCCMYDGAKIVTYNDALSQFEVSHFLKKGHESMCYGGDWCSNFIGTCSFYDKAVQLWNP from the coding sequence ATGGAGGAGTCGACAGTATTGCATCGTTCAAACACGAAGTTTCCTCCCTGCTGCTTGAAAATATTCCATGACAAATACGTACTTGTGGGTACGTACCGACTGCATAAGGACAGCACGAGAACCGGGTCATTGGATGTGTTTGATGATCATCTAAACTTGCTGCTTTCTATTCCAACTTACGGTGCTATTCTGGATCTTAAATTATCTCCCTTTGACTCAACGTTGATGGTTACCGCGCACTCTACAGGGAACATCTCGTTATGGAATATCTCTTTAGATGGTCCAGATATATTAGTGAAACAAGCAGCAAACATCCAGTTATTTGATGTGGAGGCATTGATTTCTTCTGTTCATTTCTCTCCACTAAACTCTCGACTGATATGCATCACGACCACGATGGGGGAGGTCGCTACTGTCAATATAGAAGTTGGAGAGGAGATCGAGGCTATCACGAGCCCGATGATCGCTGACTACTACAGTCGGATTGATCAAAAGCTTTTCCAAGTACAAGGTGAGGAGATCAACGCTATCGAGGGTTCTGTGATGCAAAAGTTTGACAGCGAGCACCAATTGGAATGCTGGACTGCCGAGTTCGGTCAGTTGTCGCCGTTGGAAAATGTGATATTCAGTGGTGGCGATGACGCGGCCATCATGGGTCACGATCTACGTTCGGGGGAAACCATCTGGTCGAACAGCAGGATTCACGAAGCTGGTGTCGTGGGGATTAAATGCGCAACGCCCAATTTCAGAACCAATAAACCCACTTCCATTCTCACCGGGTCGTATGATGATCATATCAGATGCCTAGATCTTCGTATGTTGGGGGAATCGCTTTACCCGGGCCACAATGTTGCCCCTGCTCAGGTGTCCTCCTGCAACTTGAACGGTGGAGTTTGGAGGTTTAGCGAACTACCAGTCCCATTGAACGAGACAAACACAAACGGTCCAAATTCTACTCTTTTAGTTTGCTGCATGTACGATGGCGCCAAAATAGTGACATACAACGATGCACTCTCGCAGTTCGAAGTTTCCCATTTCCTTAAGAAGGGACACGAATCCATGTGTTACGGTGGTGATTGGTGTTCCAATTTCATTGGAACTTGCTCCTTTTACGATAAAGCAGTGCAACTGTGGAACCCATGA
- the GPX2 gene encoding glutathione peroxidase GPX2 (similar to Saccharomyces cerevisiae GPX2 (YBR244W); ancestral locus Anc_6.160) — protein sequence MSRFYSLVAKDMKGNNFSFEQLKGKVVLIVNVASKCGFTPQYEGLEELYKKYNPKGLEIIGFPCNQFGNQEPGSSDEITQFCKLNYGVSFPIMSKIEVNGSKEDPVYAFLKGEKSGMLGLTRIKWNFEKFLVDKNGNVVERYSSMTKPASLETKIQELLK from the coding sequence ATGTCTCGTTTCTACAGTTTGGTCGCAAAGGACATGAAGGGGAACAACTTCTCCTTCGAACAACTCAAGGGGAAAGTTGTGCTCATCGTCAACGTTGCCTCGAAGTGTGGGTTCACCCCACAGTACGAGGGGCTAGAAGAGCTATACAAAAAGTACAATCCTAAAGGTTTGGAGATCATTGGATTCCCCTGCAACCAGTTCGGGAACCAGGAGCCTGGCTCCTCTGATGAAATCACACAGTTTTGTAAGTTGAACTATGGGGTTAGCTTCCCCATCATGTCCAAGATTGAGGTCAACGGTAGCAAGGAGGACCCAGTTTATGCGTTTTTGAAGGGGGAGAAATCCGGGATGCTAGGGTTGACCAGAATTAAATGGaacttcgagaagttcCTGGTCGACAAGAACGGTAATGTGGTCGAGAGGTACTCCTCAATGACCAAACCGGCCTCTTTGGAAACAAAGATCCAGGAATTGCTGAAATAG
- the THI2 gene encoding Thi2p (similar to Saccharomyces cerevisiae THI2 (YBR240C); ancestral locus Anc_6.154): protein MAETNHVRSSTTDMKKASRARTFTGCWACRLKKRRCNLEKPICSLCVRHGDHCSYDIRLMWLDENIYKVNKRSQLSNLGTVKSAKLSKEKFKNMMHFENGSLKKIVAPVDELKKDEKFTISIRRFQVYDNAVRSVYVESNRYDQKYVDSRLNNLLENVEDDVLVAQDDACCNVKHGPFNVFSTAGRQTTKIEPIPSPVSSCELRQPEPVYKAKGNWMTPELDAIDQTMSMYEIPELAYLSPVSSTGSMDEVLESKIYNTLWLHCNDNMILSRNEYSSWFIDHMKTSIPVDFLAVIQNIIDDVSLTHLDTWIPMVVDDRYSVDCQSVGVTLLLILNAYYNYPVFTTILENWFLRQSTARYCMYPLINFIVRELDSCQMLYHCYKLLNGSISLQDSYQDELTFELNVMVTEKLVGKWKDRVLQQLVFEQDTSNSCSQLKYWELQLKCQEQFYRDIYVMTDE from the coding sequence ATGGCAGAAACTAACCATGTGCGCAGTTCAACTACCGATATGAAGAAGGCTAGCAGGGCCAGGACTTTCACTGGTTGCTGGGCTTGCCGGTTAAAGAAACGGAGATGcaatttggagaaaccAATATGTTCTCTGTGTGTTCGGCATGGTGACCATTGCTCGTACGATATAAGGCTGATGTGGCTCGATGAGAACATCTACAAAGTTAACAAGAGAAGTCAATTGAGCAATCTGGGGACGGTCAAGTCTGCTAAGCTGTCCAAGGAGAAGTTTAAGAACATGATGCATTTTGAGAACggttctttgaagaagatcgtTGCCCCAGTCGACgaattgaaaaaggacGAAAAGTTCACTATCAGCATTAGAAGGTTTCAAGTGTATGATAATGCAGTTCGGTCTGTCTACGTGGAGTCCAATAGATACGACCAAAAGTACGTGGACTCCAGATTGAACAATTTGCTGGAAAATGTGGAAGATGATGTACTCGTGGCACAGGACGATGCTTGTTGCAATGTTAAACATGGACCCTTTAATGTGTTTAGCACTGCTGGGAGACAGACAACCAAGATTGAACCGATCCCCAGTCCTGTCTCGTCATGCGAACTAAGGCAACCAGAACCGGTGTATAAAGCGAAGGGCAACTGGATGACCCCAGAACTAGACGCAATAGACCAAACGATGAGCATGTACGAGATCCCGGAACTAGCGTACTTGTCACCAGTTTCCTCCACGGGGTCGATGGATGAGGTTCTCGAATCAAAGATTTACAACACACTGTGGCTACATTGCAACGACAACATGATACTGAGTCGGAATGAATACTCCTCATGGTTCATAGATCACATGAAGACGTCGATCCCCGTCGATTTCTTGGCGGTGATTCAAAATATAATTGATGATGTGTCCCTGACACATCTGGACACATGGATCCCCATGGTTGTTGACGACAGGTACAGCGTTGACTGCCAATCGGTTGGAGTGACGCTGCTCCTGATCTTGAACGCCTACTACAACTACCCAGTATTTACGACAATCCTGGAAAACTGGTTTCTACGACAGTCTACCGCCAGGTATTGTATGTACCCGCTGATAAACTTCATTGTGCGGGAACTCGATTCCTGTCAGATGCTGTACCATTGCTACAAGTTGCTTAATGGCAGCATTTCATTGCAGGATTCGTACCAGGATGAATTGACCTTTGAGTTGAACGTCATGGTCACCGAAAAGCTTGTCGGGAAGTGGAAAGATAGGGTGTTGCAACAACTGGTCTTCGAACAAGATACCAGCAACTCATGCTCCCAGTTGAAGTACTGGGAGTTACAACTCAAGTGCCAGGAGCAGTTTTATAGAGATATTTACGTTATGACGGATGAATGA
- the VVS1 gene encoding Vvs1p (similar to Saccharomyces cerevisiae YBR241C and VPS73 (YGL104C); ancestral locus Anc_6.155), with the protein MSDVENSTVGRDRAPLGKFTRNLGVATLVVCLGSLQFGYHIAELNAPQQSMTCPHVQSLGSSDKKPDCIDMTDVQFGAVTAIFSVGGLIGSLLAGSMADLEGRKRVALLANLVLMSLSYFMSRASTYQGLLWSRLGVGFGCGVNIVLTSLFINEIAPPDLRGALGTMNQLSINLGILLTQTVALRLATVEKWRYIFIVGWCLSVINIIGWLFVRESPRWLFKRDRAQAANVLRHLRTGHSEQDIEAELEQWAIEESETSTEGPTMASYLTSVKYKKPRTVILMILTGQQFCGINSIIFYGVKIVSQLLPEYSKLVNFGISIVNVVVTFMSSTLIEHYGRKPLLMVSTAIMSLMALLIAVSIVNKLAVLLVTSIFVYIASFAIGLGPIPLLIIGELSDKPEAAVAQSFGTACNWLATFCVGYLFPPLDNLLGGYTYVLFALFALWLTNYIYHRVPETKNKTNHRDVWAHY; encoded by the coding sequence ATGTCTGATGTTGAAAATTCTACAGTTGGAAGGGACAGAGCTCCTCTTGGGAAGTTTACTAGGAATCTGGGTGTTGCTACGCTGGTCGTATGCCTAGGTTCGCTACAGTTTGGGTATCACATCGCCGAGTTGAACGCTCCTCAACAGTCAATGACTTGCCCACATGTACAGAGTTTGGGCAGCAGTGACAAGAAGCCGGACTGCATTGACATGACTGACGTTCAGTTCGGAGCCGTCACTGCTATCTTTAGTGTCGGTGGTTTGATCGGGTCATTGCTTGCCGGTAGTATGGCAGATTTGGAGGGGAGGAAAAGAGTAGCGCTGCTTGCAAATTTAGTTTTGATGTCGCTATCGTATTTTATGTCCCGTGCATCCACGTATCAGGGGCTTTTGTGGTCCCGGCTGGGGGTTGGGTTTGGTTGCGGGGTGAACATTGTACTCACGTCCCTGTTCATCAACGAGATTGCTCCACCAGATTTGAGGGGTGCCCTGGGGACCATGAATCAACTGAGTATCAATTTGGGGATCCTGTTGACTCAGACTGTTGCGCTTCGTCTTGCCACTGTGGAAAAATGGAGGTACATATTTATTGTCGGTTGGTGCCTCTCCGTAATTAACATCATTGGATGGTTGTTTGTGCGCGAATCCCCCAGGTGGTTGTTCAAAAGGGACCGTGCTCAAGCTGCCAACGTGTTGCGTCATTTGAGAACGGGGCACTCCGAGCAAGATATCGAGGCTGAACTGGAACAATGGGCAATAGAGGAGTCCGAGACGAGCACGGAGGGCCCCACCATGGCCAGTTATTTGACCTCGGTGAAATACAAGAAACCCCGGACTGTTATCCTTATGATCCTGACAGGCCAGCAGTTTTGTGGGATCAACTCGATTATCTTCTACGGTGTGAAGATCGTCAGCCAGTTATTACCGGAGTACTCCAAGCTAGTCAACTTCGGAATCTCTATCGTGAACGTAGTAGTGACGTTCATGTCCTCTACGCTGATTGAACACTACGGCAGGAAACCATTGCTGATGGTCTCGACAGCAATCATGTCCCTGATGGCTCTGCTCATCGCGGTCAGTATCGTGAACAAGCTCGCTGTTTTGCTCGTCACGAGCATCTTCGTCTACATCGCCTCGTTCGCCATCGGGCTGGGCCCAATCCCGCTCCTGATCATCGGGGAGCTATCGGACAAACCAGAGGCCGCGGTCGCACAGAGCTTCGGCACCGCGTGCAACTGGCTCGCGACTTTCTGCGTCGGGTACCTGTTCCCACCACTGGACAACTTGCTAGGCGGGTACACGTACGTTTTGTTCGCCCTCTTCGCACTGTGGCTGACCAATTACATTTACCACCGCGTGCCGgagaccaagaacaagacgAACCACCGTGACGTGTGGGCCCACTACTAG